One window from the genome of Actinomycetota bacterium encodes:
- a CDS encoding enoyl-CoA hydratase/isomerase family protein, producing the protein MGEEKDGIVLEKRPPAGWVILSRPRRMNALSPHSLRALWRALGELEADPEIRALVITGAGEAFCAGMEMSGLEGSDPLAARRRCRELQAVVGRVADSPLPVIAAVNGVAMGAGLELCLACDLALASPRARFGFPEARLGMIPCGGGTQRLVRLVGLRRAEELVLTGRILSAREAAEWGLINGVTGEDALEREADELARRLASCGKLALYQAKRCLRRAPDLPLERGLEHEAECFATCFASGEPAASLRRYAAQAGAEGGGNAPLEAAPEAEGGRGAAVGRKEGEREAGEGDTIFE; encoded by the coding sequence GTGGGCGAGGAGAAGGACGGGATAGTCCTGGAGAAAAGGCCGCCCGCGGGGTGGGTGATCCTCTCCCGTCCCCGGCGCATGAACGCCCTCTCCCCGCATTCCCTGCGCGCCCTGTGGAGGGCCCTGGGCGAGCTGGAGGCGGACCCGGAGATCAGGGCTCTGGTGATCACGGGCGCGGGCGAGGCGTTCTGCGCGGGCATGGAGATGTCGGGACTGGAGGGGAGCGATCCCCTGGCGGCGCGCCGGCGCTGCCGAGAGCTGCAGGCCGTGGTGGGGCGCGTTGCCGATTCGCCTCTCCCCGTCATCGCCGCCGTGAACGGGGTGGCCATGGGGGCGGGGCTGGAGCTGTGCCTGGCCTGCGACCTCGCCTTGGCTTCCCCCCGGGCAAGGTTCGGGTTCCCCGAGGCCAGGCTGGGCATGATCCCCTGCGGCGGAGGCACCCAGAGGCTGGTCCGCCTGGTGGGGCTGCGCCGCGCGGAGGAGCTCGTGCTCACCGGCCGCATCCTCTCCGCCCGGGAGGCCGCCGAATGGGGACTGATAAACGGCGTGACCGGAGAGGATGCCCTGGAGAGAGAGGCGGATGAACTGGCGCGGAGGCTGGCGAGCTGCGGCAAGCTGGCCCTCTACCAGGCCAAGCGCTGTCTGAGACGCGCCCCAGACCTGCCTCTGGAGAGAGGGCTGGAACACGAGGCGGAATGCTTCGCCACTTGCTTCGCCAGCGGCGAGCCGGCAGCCTCCCTGAGGAGGTATGCCGCGCAGGCTGGGGCGGAGGGCGGAGGGAACGCTCCCCTCGAGGCCGCGCCCGAAGCGGAGGGGGGGAGAGGTGCCGCCGTCGGAAGAAAAGAGGGCGAGAGGGAAGCGGGAGAGGGAGACACCATCTTCGAGTAA
- a CDS encoding 3-hydroxyacyl-CoA dehydrogenase family protein produces the protein MEIKNVFVVGSGLMGSGIAQVSAFAGYKVKMHDVKEEFTARGMEAIKSSLGKFLSKEKITREQHDAALANLSTTTELSDASDADLVVEAVFEKLEVKKEVFGKLDEVCPPHTILATNTSAIPISSIAAATGRPEKVVGTHFFSPVPLMRLCEIIRGLQTSEETMEIAEKWAQSVGKETVRVLKDHAGFIANRLYLPMGMEAARMLEAGVATPEDIDKAMRLGYNLPMGPLELADMTGIDVLANACMAIYNDTGDPKYFPPPLIHRMIASGLLGRKTGKGYYDYSSGKQESYWKV, from the coding sequence ATGGAGATCAAGAACGTCTTCGTAGTAGGATCTGGCCTCATGGGGAGCGGCATCGCCCAGGTCAGCGCCTTCGCCGGCTACAAGGTGAAGATGCACGACGTGAAGGAGGAGTTCACCGCCAGGGGCATGGAGGCCATCAAGTCCTCCCTGGGAAAGTTCCTCTCCAAGGAGAAGATAACCCGGGAGCAGCATGACGCCGCACTGGCCAACCTCTCCACCACCACCGAGCTCTCCGACGCCTCCGACGCCGACCTGGTGGTGGAGGCGGTCTTCGAGAAGCTGGAGGTGAAGAAGGAGGTGTTCGGGAAGCTGGACGAAGTCTGTCCCCCGCATACCATCCTGGCCACCAACACCTCCGCCATCCCCATCTCCTCCATCGCCGCCGCCACCGGGCGCCCGGAAAAGGTGGTGGGGACCCACTTCTTCAGCCCCGTGCCCCTCATGCGCCTCTGCGAGATCATCCGCGGCCTGCAGACCTCCGAGGAGACCATGGAGATAGCGGAGAAATGGGCGCAGTCGGTGGGCAAGGAGACGGTGCGCGTGCTCAAGGACCACGCCGGCTTCATCGCCAACCGCCTCTACCTGCCCATGGGCATGGAGGCGGCCAGGATGCTCGAGGCCGGGGTGGCCACGCCGGAGGACATCGACAAGGCGATGCGCCTGGGCTACAACCTGCCCATGGGTCCCCTGGAGCTCGCGGACATGACCGGCATCGACGTGCTGGCCAATGCCTGCATGGCCATATACAACGACACCGGAGACCCCAAGTACTTCCCCCCGCCGCTTATCCACCGCATGATCGCCTCCGGGCTGCTGGGGAGGAAGACGGGGAAGGGATATTACGACTATTCCAGCGGCAAGCAGGAGAGTTACTGGAAGGTCTGA
- the ade gene encoding adenine deaminase: MASEDLLAVARGDAEADLLLSGARVVDVFRGRVVKESVAVHAGWIAGFGERRARERVDLGGGFLCPGFIDGHVHIESSMVSLPEYARAVVPSGTVAVVTDYHEIANVLGVEGLRYMMRAVEGLPLSVFVMLPSCVPATPMETAGAVLEAADLAPLLEEKAVVGLGEMMNFPGVVNGDPAVLAKLAACAGLPVDGHAPGLSGAALDAYIAAGVQSDHECVKAEEAAEKLGKGMFIYIREGSTARNLEALLPVAEGASQGRCIFVTDDRQPKDLLEEGHMDALLRRAVALGLDPLAALRMVTLNTAERFGLRGYGAIAPGMRADLVVLEDLRGFRVRQVYKGGALVAEDGRFLPGLAPVPPAPGAMRVAWEKAGSLAVRAEGEEMLVIGVIPDQIITAKLRERPKVEEGMAVSDPLRDLLKICVFERHRGTGNVGVGFIRGFGLREGALASTVAHDSHNLLAVGASDGEIMAAARAVEKMGGGQVVVRGETVLAELPLDIGGLMSTLPLQEVKERVASLQEAARSLGCPLAEPFMTLSFMALPVIPELKITDRGLFDVGTFSHTPLFP; the protein is encoded by the coding sequence ATGGCATCGGAGGACCTGCTGGCGGTGGCGCGAGGCGACGCGGAGGCGGACCTGCTTCTGTCCGGGGCGAGGGTGGTGGACGTCTTCCGGGGCAGGGTGGTGAAGGAGAGCGTGGCCGTCCACGCCGGGTGGATAGCGGGGTTCGGAGAGCGGCGGGCGAGGGAGCGCGTGGATCTGGGCGGCGGCTTCCTCTGCCCGGGATTCATCGACGGCCACGTGCATATCGAGTCCTCCATGGTCAGTCTGCCCGAATACGCCCGCGCCGTGGTCCCCTCCGGCACCGTGGCCGTGGTCACCGACTACCATGAGATCGCCAACGTCCTCGGCGTGGAGGGGTTGCGCTATATGATGAGGGCGGTCGAAGGCCTGCCCCTTAGCGTGTTCGTCATGCTTCCCTCCTGCGTCCCGGCCACCCCCATGGAGACGGCGGGGGCGGTCCTGGAGGCAGCGGACCTCGCTCCCCTCCTGGAGGAGAAGGCGGTGGTGGGGCTGGGTGAGATGATGAACTTCCCCGGGGTGGTGAACGGGGACCCCGCGGTGCTGGCCAAGCTCGCCGCCTGCGCTGGCCTTCCCGTCGACGGCCATGCCCCGGGTCTCTCGGGAGCGGCTCTGGACGCCTACATCGCCGCCGGGGTGCAGTCGGACCACGAATGTGTGAAGGCGGAGGAGGCCGCGGAGAAGCTGGGCAAGGGCATGTTCATCTACATCCGGGAGGGATCTACGGCGCGCAACCTGGAGGCGCTCCTTCCCGTCGCCGAAGGGGCCTCGCAGGGGCGCTGCATCTTCGTCACCGACGACCGTCAGCCGAAGGACCTCCTGGAGGAGGGGCACATGGACGCGTTGCTGCGCAGGGCGGTGGCGCTGGGCCTGGACCCCCTCGCCGCGTTGCGCATGGTCACCCTGAACACGGCGGAACGCTTCGGGTTGCGCGGATACGGGGCGATAGCGCCGGGCATGCGGGCCGACCTGGTGGTGCTGGAGGACCTCCGGGGTTTCCGCGTCAGGCAGGTCTACAAAGGGGGAGCCCTGGTGGCCGAGGACGGCCGCTTCCTCCCCGGCCTCGCGCCGGTGCCGCCGGCGCCGGGAGCCATGCGCGTGGCCTGGGAGAAGGCGGGCAGCCTCGCCGTGCGGGCGGAAGGAGAGGAGATGCTGGTCATCGGGGTCATCCCGGACCAGATCATCACCGCGAAGCTGCGTGAGCGGCCGAAGGTGGAGGAGGGGATGGCGGTGAGCGATCCCCTCCGCGACCTGCTCAAGATCTGCGTGTTCGAGCGTCACCGGGGGACCGGCAACGTGGGGGTGGGTTTCATCCGCGGTTTCGGGCTCCGGGAGGGAGCCCTGGCCTCCACGGTGGCGCACGATTCCCACAACCTGCTGGCGGTGGGGGCCTCGGACGGCGAGATAATGGCGGCGGCGCGCGCCGTGGAGAAGATGGGAGGCGGACAGGTGGTGGTAAGAGGGGAGACCGTGCTGGCGGAGCTCCCCCTGGATATCGGCGGGCTCATGTCCACCCTGCCCCTGCAGGAGGTTAAGGAGCGGGTGGCCTCCCTCCAGGAGGCGGCGCGTTCCCTGGGGTGCCCGCTGGCGGAGCCCTTCATGACCCTCTCCTTCATGGCCCTGCCGGTGATACCGGAGCTGAAGATAACCGACCGGGGCCTCTTCGACGTGGGGACCTTCTCTCACACGCCTCTATTCCCGTGA